The Caldicellulosiruptor obsidiansis OB47 genome segment TTAGCAATGAAAAGAAGAGATACGCCTCTTTTAGCTAAGATATTTGCTTTGATTACTATTGCATATGCTTTGTCGCCAATCGACTTTGTACCAGATTTTATACCTATTTTGGGTTATCTTGATGACATAATAATACTTCCACTTTTGGTTACAATAACAATAAAACTTATACCAGATTTTATTTTAAATGAATGCCAGAAAGAGGCAGAAAATCTTTGGCAAGAAGGTAAACCAAAGAAATGGTATTATGGTATTCCCATTATTATTTTTTGGAGCTTAATTATAGGAGTAATTATTTACAAAATTGTTGAAGGTATTAGTTAAAAAATGGAGGAATTTAAATTGAAAATATCTATTGGCTATCTGTTATCTCCTATTGGGCTTATAAAAATTGTTGGACAAGACAATAGCATAGTATCAGTAAAGTTTGTTTCGCATAAAGATGAGGATGAGTTAATAAGCCCTGTTATAAAGGAAGCTATTTTGCAGCTTAAAGAGTATTTTGAAGGGAAGAGAACCTCTTTTGAGCTAAAACTTCAGCTGCAAGGAACAGAGTTTCAAAAAAGAGTTTGGAATGAACTTATAAAGATTCCTTTTGGCTGTGTGATTTCATATAAAGAGCTTGCAAAAAGAGTTGGAAAAACACAGGGGGCAAGATGTGTTGGAAATGCTGTTGGCAAAAATCCAGCTGTGATAGTTGTTCCGTGCCACAGAGTTGTAAAATCGGATTTAGCCTTGGGCGGTTTTAGCGGTGGGCTTGAAAAAAAGATTTGGCTACTTTCATATGAGGGATGGAAAATAGAAAACGGGCTTTTGATAAAGTGATTTTTCAAAAGCCCGCTTCTATTTGTATTTACGAGTTTTCCTTTATATATTTCTGATAAAAATAAAAGCTGTCTTTTTTAATTCTCTTTTGAGTTTCATAATCCACATATATAATTCCAAACCTTTTTGTGTAACCCATTGCCCATTCAAAGTTGTCTATCAAAGACCACACAAAATATCCTCGCAAGTCAACTCCATTTTCAATTGCCTTTCTTGCTATTTCAAAGTGCTGTTTTAAATATTCCACCCTCTTTTGATCATGAACCCTTCCATCCTCAACTTTATCGTTATAAGCTGCACCGTTTTCTGTTATATAAATTGGGATTTGTGGATAACTTTCCTTGATCCAAGTCAAAAGGTCAAAAAGTCCTTGTGGGAACACTTCCCAGCCCATCTCGGTATATTCTCCTTCAGGATGTTCCCATCTTATTGGAAATATCCAACCAGAATTTTCATCGTAAAGCCTGACAGAACGTGTATAGTAGTTAATACCAAGAAAATCAGGGAAAATGAAGTTTTCTCTTACTTGCTGCTGCATATTGTTGGCTTTTTGGCTATCCAACAAATTCTTTTGAACAAGGTAATCTAACAGCTTTTGTGGAT includes the following:
- a CDS encoding methylated-DNA--[protein]-cysteine S-methyltransferase — protein: MKISIGYLLSPIGLIKIVGQDNSIVSVKFVSHKDEDELISPVIKEAILQLKEYFEGKRTSFELKLQLQGTEFQKRVWNELIKIPFGCVISYKELAKRVGKTQGARCVGNAVGKNPAVIVVPCHRVVKSDLALGGFSGGLEKKIWLLSYEGWKIENGLLIK
- a CDS encoding YkvA family protein translates to MKKNIKGKVKLLKKQIPAIFLAMKRRDTPLLAKIFALITIAYALSPIDFVPDFIPILGYLDDIIILPLLVTITIKLIPDFILNECQKEAENLWQEGKPKKWYYGIPIIIFWSLIIGVIIYKIVEGIS